In Geitlerinema sp. PCC 9228, a single genomic region encodes these proteins:
- a CDS encoding type 1 glutamine amidotransferase domain-containing protein yields MKKAVIIVAQGFEDTEFAYPFYRLQEAGFEVDVATKGKVDVKGKHGVAANATVDAENIQAQEYDLAVVPGGRESPDRVRQIANVQQFLKDCDREGKIIASICHGPWVLISAGIVSGRQVTSYPGCKDDLVNAGGHFQDASVVVDGNLITAVHYRDNAEWMKATLAQYENYNQPAVAGIA; encoded by the coding sequence ATGAAAAAAGCTGTCATTATCGTAGCGCAAGGTTTTGAAGATACGGAATTTGCCTATCCATTTTATCGGTTGCAAGAAGCTGGCTTTGAGGTGGATGTTGCCACCAAAGGCAAAGTGGATGTGAAAGGCAAACATGGCGTCGCTGCCAACGCTACGGTAGATGCAGAAAATATCCAAGCCCAAGAATACGATTTAGCGGTTGTTCCTGGTGGCAGGGAATCTCCCGATCGGGTACGACAAATTGCCAACGTTCAGCAATTCCTGAAAGATTGCGATCGCGAAGGTAAAATTATCGCCAGTATTTGCCACGGACCTTGGGTGTTGATTTCTGCTGGCATTGTCTCTGGCAGGCAAGTTACCAGCTATCCTGGCTGTAAAGACGATTTGGTCAATGCTGGCGGTCACTTCCAAGATGCCTCTGTGGTGGTGGATGGCAATTTAATTACGGCTGTCCACTATCGCGATAATGCGGAATGGATGAAAGCCACCTTAGCACAGTACGAAAACTACAATCAACCTGCGGTGGCTGGCATTGCCTAA